The [Bacillus] selenitireducens MLS10 genome includes a region encoding these proteins:
- a CDS encoding homocysteine S-methyltransferase family protein — protein MATSKRTLEERLQAGTVICAEGYLFEMERRGYLQAGSFVPEVALDNPDVLKQTYRDFMLAGSDVVLAFTYNAHREKMRIIGKEDLLEPLNRSAIRLAKEVAKEHPEEEALVAGNISNTNIFDPEDPASKEQVRQMFREMVQWSKEEGVDFVNAETFYYHEEAVIALEEILRQDLPAVVTLGVMGENKMRDGLSPEESCRLLSEKGALVVGMNCFRGPDTMQPFLERIRHHVDGYVAGLPVPYRTKDDHPTFFNLPDSGCSCHLPTETTFPTSLDPLYHNRYELAEWAKEAKAIGINYIGLCCGASPAMIRAVAEATGKEAVNSTYSPDMTKHFLFGKDDSLKGHNQDYRSKA, from the coding sequence ATGGCCACATCAAAACGAACCCTCGAAGAACGACTGCAGGCAGGTACCGTCATCTGTGCAGAAGGCTATTTATTTGAAATGGAACGCCGGGGGTATCTTCAGGCAGGCTCTTTCGTCCCTGAAGTTGCCCTTGATAACCCCGATGTCCTGAAACAGACCTATCGGGATTTCATGCTCGCAGGCTCTGACGTCGTACTTGCCTTTACGTATAACGCCCACCGCGAAAAGATGCGGATCATCGGCAAGGAAGACCTCCTGGAGCCGTTAAACCGAAGCGCGATCCGCCTTGCAAAAGAAGTGGCGAAGGAGCATCCGGAAGAAGAAGCCCTCGTCGCCGGCAACATCTCCAACACGAATATCTTTGACCCGGAAGACCCCGCTTCAAAAGAGCAAGTCAGACAGATGTTCCGGGAAATGGTGCAATGGTCCAAGGAGGAAGGTGTGGACTTTGTCAATGCCGAAACCTTCTACTACCATGAAGAAGCCGTCATCGCCCTCGAAGAGATCCTCCGTCAGGACCTCCCTGCCGTCGTCACCCTCGGCGTCATGGGCGAAAACAAGATGCGTGACGGCCTGTCACCTGAAGAATCCTGCCGTCTTCTCTCAGAGAAAGGGGCCCTCGTCGTTGGCATGAACTGCTTCAGAGGCCCGGATACGATGCAGCCGTTTCTCGAGCGCATCCGTCATCATGTAGACGGCTACGTTGCCGGTTTGCCTGTTCCGTACCGGACGAAAGACGATCATCCGACCTTCTTTAACTTGCCGGACAGCGGATGCAGCTGCCATTTGCCGACGGAGACGACGTTCCCGACATCCCTCGATCCGCTTTACCACAACCGCTACGAACTCGCCGAATGGGCGAAGGAAGCAAAAGCGATCGGCATCAATTACATCGGCCTGTGCTGCGGGGCTTCTCCGGCGATGATCCGGGCTGTCGCCGAAGCAACCGGCAAAGAGGCCGTCAATTCCACCTACTCACCGGATATGACCAAACACTTTCTCTTCGGGAAGGACGATTCGTTGAAAGGTCACAACCAGGACTACCGCTCGAAAGCCTGA
- a CDS encoding methyl-accepting chemotaxis protein, whose translation MKQLKLTTKLFLGVLIIMVTLGALITWSVSTSTRDLAKEESEDHLRSITEGAMGVVEAAYSLVESGLKTEEEAQEFVKETLLGPMQEDGTRDFSGSQFLYGDQGYPIVWSDDYIAEMHPALEGANGEELQNPDGEYVIREIKDIAKRADSEDRIYYYAWEEPDGSVEEKVLYALYFEPWEWNLSVGAYSYEFYEAVEGALLFTVSRIILIFGVFILLSVFVVRSFVKKLNKLEVRAKQIGEGNFSGEDVVYQGEDEIASLSQSISTTSANLSSMTGRMIDTSSEIQASTEQLLASIEENQSNSDIVSGSIDSLKRAIETNTETVMEASRSIQDIVGELDVLNTSALEVNHAITNTEETSLSGMAIVKDTESSMQTSVDKLKEYGSQMASLEEKTDQITSIVNVINDISEQTNLLALNAAIEAARAGEAGKGFAVVADEVRKLAEKTAESSREIVDLIQIVQQDTKQSVSSLTGIRESINDNADSVREVTSLFDQVKVNTGNIGLKMNDVSKASEVILEKSNAASEQVASLAEESQAILEEADKINASSKEQSSSLYEMTNAVEHLNAITDTLQEEVERFKR comes from the coding sequence ATGAAACAGCTTAAATTAACGACGAAACTTTTTTTAGGCGTATTAATCATCATGGTCACGCTTGGGGCTCTTATTACGTGGTCTGTGAGTACTTCTACAAGAGATTTGGCAAAAGAAGAGTCTGAAGACCACCTCCGTTCGATTACAGAAGGGGCCATGGGTGTAGTTGAGGCTGCATACAGTCTTGTCGAGTCAGGCTTGAAGACAGAAGAAGAAGCGCAGGAGTTCGTGAAGGAGACACTGCTTGGCCCAATGCAGGAAGACGGAACACGCGATTTCTCAGGTTCTCAGTTTCTGTATGGAGATCAGGGTTATCCGATTGTCTGGAGTGATGATTATATCGCGGAAATGCACCCGGCCCTCGAAGGAGCGAACGGGGAAGAGTTGCAAAATCCGGATGGGGAATATGTCATTCGTGAAATTAAAGACATTGCCAAACGTGCAGACAGTGAGGATCGAATCTATTATTACGCGTGGGAAGAGCCGGACGGTTCTGTGGAAGAGAAGGTGCTCTATGCGCTATATTTTGAGCCGTGGGAGTGGAATCTGTCAGTCGGCGCATATTCTTATGAATTTTACGAAGCCGTCGAAGGAGCACTTTTGTTTACGGTATCAAGAATTATCCTCATTTTTGGTGTCTTTATTCTGTTATCTGTATTTGTTGTAAGGTCATTCGTTAAGAAATTAAATAAACTGGAAGTTCGGGCGAAACAGATTGGAGAAGGTAATTTCAGCGGCGAAGATGTGGTCTATCAAGGAGAAGATGAAATTGCTTCTCTGTCTCAAAGTATTTCCACAACATCTGCGAATCTGTCATCCATGACCGGAAGAATGATCGATACATCCAGTGAAATACAGGCTTCCACGGAGCAACTCCTGGCCTCCATCGAAGAGAATCAAAGCAATTCGGATATCGTATCCGGCAGTATAGACAGTCTGAAAAGAGCGATTGAGACGAATACGGAGACGGTGATGGAAGCCAGCAGGTCCATTCAGGATATTGTTGGTGAGCTTGATGTCTTAAACACTTCGGCTCTTGAGGTGAATCATGCCATTACCAATACCGAGGAGACGAGTTTGTCAGGTATGGCAATTGTCAAGGATACAGAATCATCGATGCAGACTTCAGTCGATAAACTGAAAGAATACGGTTCGCAAATGGCGTCTCTTGAAGAAAAGACTGACCAGATCACCTCAATTGTCAACGTGATTAATGATATCTCTGAACAGACGAATCTCTTGGCATTAAATGCGGCCATTGAAGCGGCGCGCGCTGGAGAAGCAGGTAAGGGATTTGCCGTCGTTGCCGATGAAGTACGAAAATTAGCCGAGAAAACAGCGGAATCATCAAGAGAGATTGTGGATTTGATCCAAATTGTTCAGCAGGATACGAAGCAATCTGTTTCATCGCTTACCGGCATCCGTGAGTCGATTAATGACAATGCGGACAGCGTCAGAGAAGTCACGTCCCTGTTTGATCAGGTGAAAGTAAACACCGGAAATATCGGATTGAAAATGAATGATGTATCAAAAGCTTCAGAAGTGATTCTCGAGAAGTCGAATGCGGCATCTGAACAAGTTGCAAGTCTCGCAGAAGAGTCTCAGGCGATTCTTGAAGAAGCGGATAAAATCAATGCGTCCTCGAAAGAGCAGTCTTCATCCCTTTATGAAATGACCAACGCTGTGGAGCATTTAAACGCCATTACGGACACGCTTCAAGAGGAAGTCGAACGGTTTAAACGATAG
- a CDS encoding TsoY family (seleno)protein: protein MNKTYNPIYFLAALGNGGLAVSFFMYFMFMIPHEGTPMATFNHIYPYLMGGSVPVQIAIVIVATGMIYFTVRHFQKLFWNLSQWKQFKQTEAYQKMLGTNAEVSFMAIPLTLSMTVNVLFVLGAVFIPNLWNVIQLLLPFSLAAFAAIGAYALTLFIPMMTRFFTDNGFNTEANNNFSQLLSTFAFTMIAVGLAAPAAMSSITFVSVTGMILSILFLTVAVGLLAVQGTLAISAILNNGIAKEGSATVWILIPILTLVGITFVRLASGVSHNLLGTNPNDIMMFLVIGALVTVQTFVGLLGYSVLTRNGYFSEFTNGKNKSPGSYGLICPGVAYFVLGMFFIQWGLVNPGIVDKFSLTYFVIMTPFVLVQIKTIQVLGKLNVKHFPFESLKTAKSSANRIARAS from the coding sequence ATGAATAAAACGTATAATCCGATTTACTTTTTAGCCGCGCTTGGAAATGGTGGGCTCGCAGTATCCTTTTTTATGTACTTTATGTTTATGATTCCGCATGAGGGAACGCCGATGGCAACCTTCAATCACATTTATCCCTATTTAATGGGAGGCAGCGTACCTGTGCAAATAGCGATTGTCATTGTTGCAACAGGGATGATTTATTTTACAGTCCGTCACTTCCAAAAGCTCTTTTGGAATCTGTCACAATGGAAGCAGTTCAAGCAAACAGAGGCTTATCAAAAAATGCTTGGCACAAATGCAGAGGTCAGCTTTATGGCGATTCCGTTGACACTCTCCATGACCGTTAATGTTTTGTTTGTGCTGGGTGCCGTATTTATTCCGAATCTCTGGAATGTGATTCAGCTTCTGCTGCCATTTTCACTGGCAGCATTCGCGGCGATCGGCGCATATGCTCTGACACTCTTTATACCAATGATGACACGCTTCTTCACTGACAATGGCTTTAATACAGAAGCAAACAATAACTTCAGTCAGTTGCTTTCCACTTTTGCCTTTACAATGATCGCTGTCGGACTTGCAGCACCTGCAGCGATGAGCAGTATCACTTTCGTTTCTGTAACCGGTATGATCTTATCTATCCTGTTCCTCACAGTCGCAGTCGGACTGCTCGCTGTACAGGGAACACTCGCAATCTCCGCTATTTTGAACAACGGGATTGCCAAAGAAGGCAGTGCAACCGTCTGGATTTTGATTCCGATCCTTACCCTAGTTGGGATCACATTTGTCCGACTCGCATCCGGTGTATCTCATAACCTGCTTGGCACTAATCCAAACGATATCATGATGTTCCTTGTTATTGGCGCATTGGTCACTGTCCAGACATTTGTCGGTTTGCTCGGTTATTCCGTCCTCACAAGAAATGGTTACTTCTCTGAATTCACCAACGGGAAAAACAAAAGCCCAGGAAGCTATGGTCTGATTTGCCCGGGAGTTGCCTATTTCGTTCTCGGTATGTTTTTTATCCAATGGGGCCTTGTTAACCCGGGAATCGTTGATAAATTCTCACTCACTTACTTTGTCATCATGACACCTTTTGTACTTGTACAAATAAAAACCATCCAGGTTCTTGGCAAGTTGAATGTGAAACACTTCCCTTTCGAATCTCTCAAAACTGCAAAGAGTTCAGCAAATAGAATTGCTCGGGCATCATAA
- a CDS encoding PhoH family protein codes for MERKTMVLDTSVIMHDWIAPFQFEEHEVVIPLIVIEELEKHKTRPDEKGQNARRFINELDKLEEEQQIIDKGFVELEGGGRLRVEINHGKSPLVDQLLQERTNDNRILSVAVNLKEEGHHVLMVTNDKAMRVKGRRLGLNVQSYLTDQLIRHTEDLYSGERTFDTSDEQISRVYASGGEMPLSELLPLLGEQAVDDDFFTNTFLTLKGMQSSILLRVVKKNGVKYAQTFKHIGDQEVIYEKIRPRNKEQKMAAEALLDDELDLVIMMGGAGTGKTLLALASALQKQQEVGRSVMVTRAEVAVGRERGFLPGDDLEKTLPWMKGILDNLEVLFDAQGDRKKMTGIMDGMNGIIDFESMAYIRGRSIPNRTVIIDEAQNTTPTEIETLLSRGAEGSRYILLGDPNQIDVPYLDSVNNGLVYAAERMKESDYSAVLRMTKVERSRLAEEVTRLFGKGR; via the coding sequence ATGGAGAGAAAGACAATGGTACTCGATACAAGTGTCATTATGCACGACTGGATTGCCCCGTTTCAATTTGAGGAACATGAGGTGGTCATCCCGCTCATCGTCATTGAAGAATTGGAGAAGCATAAGACAAGGCCTGATGAAAAAGGGCAGAATGCAAGACGGTTTATCAATGAACTCGATAAACTCGAAGAAGAACAGCAGATTATCGACAAAGGCTTTGTTGAACTTGAAGGCGGCGGCAGACTGCGTGTGGAGATCAATCATGGGAAGAGCCCGCTCGTCGATCAGCTCCTTCAGGAACGGACGAATGACAACCGGATCTTATCCGTTGCGGTGAACTTGAAAGAAGAAGGCCATCACGTTCTCATGGTAACTAACGATAAAGCGATGCGGGTGAAGGGCAGGCGTTTGGGACTCAACGTGCAAAGCTATCTGACAGACCAGCTGATCCGACATACAGAAGACCTCTACAGCGGTGAACGGACCTTTGATACGAGTGATGAACAGATCAGCCGGGTGTATGCATCGGGTGGTGAGATGCCGCTCAGTGAACTCCTGCCCCTTCTCGGGGAACAGGCTGTGGATGATGATTTTTTTACGAATACGTTTTTGACATTGAAAGGGATGCAGTCCTCCATTCTTCTTCGGGTCGTGAAGAAGAACGGTGTGAAATATGCACAGACCTTTAAGCATATCGGCGATCAGGAAGTCATTTATGAGAAAATCCGTCCGAGAAACAAAGAACAGAAGATGGCGGCTGAAGCCCTGCTTGATGACGAACTTGATCTGGTCATTATGATGGGAGGCGCGGGAACAGGCAAAACGCTCCTTGCGCTTGCTTCGGCGCTGCAAAAGCAGCAGGAAGTCGGAAGAAGCGTCATGGTCACCCGTGCAGAGGTGGCCGTCGGCAGAGAGCGCGGCTTTCTCCCGGGCGACGATCTCGAGAAAACACTGCCATGGATGAAAGGGATTCTCGACAATCTGGAGGTGCTCTTTGATGCCCAGGGAGACCGCAAGAAGATGACGGGGATCATGGACGGGATGAACGGCATCATTGATTTTGAGTCGATGGCGTATATCAGGGGACGGAGTATCCCGAACCGTACCGTTATCATCGATGAAGCACAGAATACGACCCCGACGGAGATTGAAACTTTACTGAGCCGCGGCGCAGAAGGGTCGAGGTACATTCTGCTTGGCGACCCGAATCAGATTGATGTTCCCTATCTCGACAGCGTGAACAACGGACTCGTCTATGCTGCGGAACGAATGAAGGAAAGTGATTATTCCGCTGTCTTGAGGATGACCAAGGTTGAGCGGTCGAGACTGGCTGAAGAAGTGACCCGGCTGTTTGGCAAAGGCCGGTGA
- a CDS encoding PEP/pyruvate-binding domain-containing protein: MIIPFHTTVHVDLAAAGGKGLNLVQMTAAGMNVPEGFILSTEAFQLFIDHNRLSDPVQAILKDLDAHDSNGLEEASAAIQRLIQDAVIPEAVSSQVSAQYRALPSARVAVRSSASAEDLPETSFAGQHNSYLHIGQEEALLQAVKDCWGSLWNPRAIAYRFNNGIPQTFPTLSMAVVVQCMAEGDAAGVMFTANPLNNRRDQLFINASWGMGEAVVSGMVTPDQFILEKQSGNPVSSRIATETVQVMPNDDGHDTVPVPSHLQDKASLTDDQLRELHELAAAVEQYYQKPMDTEWVLGRDGTVRIVQARPLTGLHPLVETNDPPEEGLRFYFSFTRVSQGISVPFTPLGIDVQRLEMWGALKVLGIRAGKSPKGFKTAEGRIYWDFTELIRNKKRATKMADSLAMKDPVAGELIKAFIRENEEELTAKRDRLKLPPRLFVLMIRMGIRVAGAMLRPEQAEKRAVKLAEDHLRRMTRQADKARTIRDEIAVVDTIMENAMRVIVHQCAYIVPGMLAEKRAEKRLKKLTGDTRLLLPVIKALPNSPTTQMGHRLVTLAREYERNGQLPDQNDPAIQSFLGEFGHRSNVELDVGIPNWQEDPAYILNLIHTYMTQDTEALYDRLAQRETESDQAVEAISRLVKEKKGRHAAAQIEQDCRYIRNLLGLRERPKFDLIRSFALVRKLLLEAGDELVEQGVIAHRDEIAFLHRREILNPEGSYSEQIAKRKAQFEHQQSIRTVPRFMTNTGETIYGSEPVGEEDHVLTGFPIASGVCTGTVRVIHDPKGAALSDGEILVTHSTDPSWTPLFLSAGGLIMETGGTGSHGGIVAREYGIPAVAGIERISEKLATGDQVRIDGNTGQIVIVKKAGSADEEAPLIHGKDELA, translated from the coding sequence ATGATCATTCCGTTTCACACGACTGTGCATGTGGATCTTGCCGCCGCAGGAGGCAAAGGACTGAATCTTGTACAGATGACCGCCGCTGGCATGAACGTCCCGGAAGGCTTCATTCTTTCAACGGAAGCCTTTCAGCTGTTCATCGATCATAACCGCCTCTCGGATCCTGTCCAGGCCATCTTGAAAGACCTCGATGCCCATGATTCAAACGGACTCGAAGAGGCCTCTGCCGCCATTCAAAGGCTCATTCAGGACGCCGTCATCCCTGAAGCCGTTTCTTCTCAGGTCAGCGCCCAATATCGGGCCCTGCCCTCTGCCCGTGTGGCCGTTCGTTCCTCTGCCTCCGCCGAGGACCTTCCGGAGACGTCCTTTGCCGGTCAACACAACAGCTATTTGCACATCGGGCAGGAAGAGGCCCTCCTTCAGGCGGTAAAGGACTGCTGGGGGTCTCTTTGGAACCCGAGAGCCATCGCCTACCGGTTCAACAACGGCATCCCTCAGACGTTCCCCACCCTCTCCATGGCTGTCGTCGTGCAGTGCATGGCTGAAGGCGATGCTGCCGGTGTCATGTTCACCGCGAACCCTCTTAACAACCGGCGGGATCAGCTGTTCATCAACGCCTCCTGGGGAATGGGAGAAGCCGTAGTCTCCGGCATGGTTACCCCTGATCAGTTCATTCTCGAGAAGCAGTCCGGAAATCCCGTCTCCTCACGAATCGCCACGGAGACCGTTCAGGTGATGCCAAACGACGACGGTCACGACACGGTTCCGGTCCCTTCGCACCTGCAAGACAAAGCCAGCCTCACGGATGACCAGCTCCGTGAGCTTCATGAACTGGCCGCTGCCGTGGAACAATACTACCAAAAGCCGATGGATACAGAATGGGTTCTCGGTCGTGACGGTACCGTCCGCATCGTGCAGGCCCGTCCGCTCACCGGCCTTCATCCCCTGGTTGAAACCAATGACCCGCCTGAAGAAGGGCTCCGTTTCTATTTCTCCTTCACCCGCGTCTCTCAAGGGATCAGTGTGCCGTTCACGCCCCTTGGCATCGATGTTCAGCGCCTCGAAATGTGGGGTGCCCTGAAGGTGCTCGGCATCCGTGCCGGCAAATCACCAAAGGGCTTCAAAACAGCTGAAGGCCGCATTTACTGGGACTTTACCGAACTGATCCGAAACAAAAAACGGGCGACGAAGATGGCGGACAGCTTGGCCATGAAAGATCCCGTCGCCGGTGAACTGATCAAGGCCTTCATCCGGGAAAACGAAGAAGAACTGACTGCGAAACGAGACAGACTGAAGCTGCCGCCGCGGCTCTTCGTCTTGATGATCCGCATGGGCATCCGGGTCGCAGGTGCAATGCTTCGCCCTGAACAGGCGGAGAAGCGCGCCGTCAAACTTGCAGAGGACCATCTCAGACGAATGACCAGACAGGCAGATAAGGCCAGGACCATCAGAGATGAAATCGCCGTCGTCGATACCATTATGGAAAACGCCATGCGCGTTATCGTCCATCAGTGTGCCTATATCGTTCCGGGAATGCTCGCTGAGAAGCGGGCGGAGAAGCGCCTGAAAAAACTCACCGGAGATACCCGTCTCCTTCTCCCGGTTATTAAGGCCCTGCCGAACAGTCCCACCACGCAGATGGGGCACCGCCTCGTCACTCTTGCCCGTGAATATGAGAGAAACGGACAGTTACCGGATCAAAACGATCCTGCCATTCAGTCTTTTCTCGGTGAATTCGGCCATCGCTCCAATGTGGAACTCGACGTCGGCATACCCAATTGGCAAGAAGATCCCGCCTATATTCTGAACCTGATCCACACATACATGACGCAGGACACCGAAGCGCTCTATGACCGACTCGCCCAGCGTGAGACAGAATCAGACCAGGCCGTCGAAGCCATCTCCCGGCTCGTCAAAGAGAAAAAGGGCCGGCATGCAGCGGCACAGATTGAACAGGACTGCCGCTATATCCGCAATCTGCTTGGCCTTCGGGAACGCCCGAAATTCGACCTGATCCGCTCCTTCGCCCTGGTCCGGAAACTTCTCCTTGAAGCCGGTGATGAACTGGTGGAACAGGGCGTGATTGCTCACCGGGACGAGATCGCCTTTCTTCACAGGCGTGAGATTCTTAACCCGGAAGGCTCCTATTCCGAACAGATCGCCAAACGTAAGGCGCAGTTTGAGCATCAGCAGTCGATCCGGACTGTCCCGCGCTTCATGACCAACACCGGGGAAACGATCTACGGGAGTGAACCAGTTGGAGAAGAGGACCACGTCCTGACCGGCTTCCCCATTGCCTCCGGCGTCTGTACCGGAACCGTCCGTGTCATACATGATCCAAAGGGTGCAGCCCTCTCTGACGGGGAGATCCTTGTCACCCACAGTACGGATCCGAGTTGGACGCCGCTGTTCCTCAGTGCCGGCGGCCTGATCATGGAAACCGGCGGTACCGGCTCCCACGGCGGCATCGTCGCAAGAGAATACGGCATTCCCGCTGTCGCCGGCATTGAACGAATCAGTGAGAAACTTGCCACAGGTGACCAGGTTCGAATCGACGGCAACACCGGACAGATCGTGATCGTCAAGAAAGCCGGATCAGCTGATGAGGAAGCGCCGCTAATCCACGGAAAGGATGAGCTCGCATGA
- a CDS encoding TetR/AcrR family transcriptional regulator, whose translation MTKPNRARKSPKREQLLDAAEQLLIQKGIQAVTVEEIVREADASKATYYKHFNDKKAIVAHVVERVFHLSLNRIEQVLKEAKDQKLTQESFLAVFDVKDYEALFQSDFLKELNSQYPDLVDQYNDWVMTKRLPLFRELMRMAKIDGIIRIDIDPDVLIHYTFAVRQAMKDLFRHQPEVMEQYDLKDFSEQFFDIYLNGILEKK comes from the coding sequence ATGACGAAACCAAACCGGGCCCGCAAATCACCAAAACGTGAACAGCTGTTGGATGCGGCAGAACAGCTGCTCATTCAAAAAGGCATCCAGGCCGTCACGGTCGAAGAAATCGTCCGTGAGGCGGATGCCAGTAAAGCTACGTACTATAAACATTTCAACGATAAGAAGGCCATCGTCGCCCACGTCGTCGAACGTGTCTTCCATCTCTCCTTAAACAGGATTGAACAGGTCCTTAAGGAAGCCAAAGACCAGAAGCTGACCCAGGAGAGCTTTCTCGCCGTCTTTGATGTAAAAGACTATGAAGCCCTGTTTCAGTCCGACTTCCTGAAGGAACTGAACAGCCAGTACCCGGATCTTGTCGATCAGTACAACGACTGGGTCATGACAAAGCGCCTGCCGTTATTTCGGGAACTGATGCGCATGGCCAAGATCGACGGCATTATCCGCATCGACATAGACCCCGATGTCCTCATTCACTACACCTTCGCAGTCAGGCAAGCGATGAAGGATCTGTTCAGGCATCAGCCCGAGGTGATGGAACAATACGATCTGAAGGACTTCAGCGAACAGTTCTTCGACATTTACCTGAACGGGATTCTTGAGAAAAAGTAA
- the tnpB gene encoding IS200/IS605 family element RNA-guided endonuclease TnpB, giving the protein MTNHKAYRFRIYPNREQRILIAKTIGSTRFVYNHFLAKWNDRYKETGKGMSYNASSAELPQLKRDYEWLKEVDSTALQQGLKHLADGFNRFIKKQNKYPRFKSKKNDVQSFKTVGQMRIEGNRLFLPKLGYVKFAKSRHVEGRILSATIRRTPMGKHFISVLAETEVKPFDATGSAVGIDLGIDHFAILSDGQKIDNERFTRKMEQKLKREQRKLSRRYEQAKKDGKPLREAKNYQKQKVKVAKIHEKIANQRTDFLQKLSTTIIKNHDVVCIEDLNAKGMLKNKKLSKAISDVSWSSFKDMLMYKAEWHDRTIIKIDRWFPSSQLCSSCGHHDGKKDLRVRSWTCPSCGTHHDRDINASRNILQEGLRVLS; this is encoded by the coding sequence ATGACAAATCATAAAGCCTATCGCTTTCGCATCTATCCCAATCGAGAACAGCGAATCTTGATTGCGAAAACCATCGGTTCGACTCGTTTTGTCTATAACCACTTTCTTGCGAAGTGGAACGACAGGTATAAAGAGACAGGCAAAGGGATGTCCTACAATGCCAGTTCTGCGGAACTCCCGCAATTAAAACGAGATTACGAATGGTTAAAAGAAGTGGACAGCACCGCCTTGCAACAAGGGTTAAAACACTTAGCTGACGGATTCAACCGTTTCATTAAGAAACAAAACAAATACCCTCGATTTAAGTCAAAGAAGAACGATGTTCAGTCTTTTAAAACCGTCGGCCAAATGCGAATCGAAGGCAATCGCCTTTTCCTTCCGAAACTGGGCTACGTCAAATTCGCAAAAAGCCGTCATGTTGAGGGACGTATTCTGTCTGCCACGATCCGACGAACGCCAATGGGTAAGCATTTTATATCCGTTCTTGCTGAAACGGAGGTTAAACCATTCGATGCAACAGGATCAGCCGTAGGCATTGATCTTGGCATTGACCATTTCGCCATCCTTTCAGACGGGCAAAAGATCGACAACGAACGCTTTACACGAAAGATGGAACAGAAGCTAAAGCGTGAGCAACGCAAGCTGTCAAGACGCTATGAACAGGCGAAGAAAGACGGAAAACCGTTGCGTGAAGCCAAAAACTATCAAAAGCAAAAGGTCAAAGTTGCCAAAATCCATGAGAAGATCGCCAATCAACGAACGGATTTCCTTCAAAAACTCAGTACAACGATCATCAAAAACCACGATGTCGTTTGTATCGAAGATTTAAACGCCAAAGGAATGTTGAAAAATAAGAAGCTGTCAAAAGCCATTTCAGACGTATCTTGGTCGTCTTTTAAGGATATGTTGATGTACAAGGCGGAGTGGCATGATCGCACGATCATCAAAATTGACCGATGGTTCCCATCCAGTCAGCTTTGTTCATCCTGTGGTCATCATGACGGCAAAAAGGATTTGCGTGTTCGATCATGGACGTGCCCCTCTTGTGGTACGCACCATGATCGTGACATCAACGCCAGTCGAAACATCTTACAAGAAGGGTTACGTGTCCTTTCATAA
- a CDS encoding AbrB/MazE/SpoVT family DNA-binding domain-containing protein produces the protein MTTKLQKWGNSLGVRIPKSHVQQLNVSDGSEIEITLINNSIVIKPVTKKPTLDELLSQVTEDNKHTEIDCHSTGRELL, from the coding sequence ATGACGACTAAGCTTCAAAAATGGGGTAACAGTCTCGGTGTAAGAATCCCTAAGTCTCATGTCCAACAACTTAACGTTTCAGATGGTAGTGAAATTGAAATCACTCTCATTAATAATTCCATTGTGATAAAACCAGTGACTAAGAAACCGACATTGGACGAATTATTATCCCAAGTAACTGAAGATAATAAGCACACTGAAATTGACTGTCATTCAACGGGAAGGGAGTTACTTTAA
- a CDS encoding type II toxin-antitoxin system PemK/MazF family toxin, whose amino-acid sequence MSEVADRGNLVYLNFNPQAGHEQTGSRSAIVISPESFNRITGFAVVCPITSVSKDYPFEVALPDGLAIHGVILTDQIKSLDWKARKLNVVDEAPAETVQECLEKIHTFIT is encoded by the coding sequence ATGTCGGAAGTTGCTGACCGTGGAAATCTTGTTTATTTGAATTTCAACCCACAAGCAGGACACGAACAAACGGGTTCAAGATCTGCTATAGTTATTTCACCCGAATCTTTCAATAGAATCACAGGTTTTGCCGTAGTATGTCCGATTACCAGTGTTTCTAAGGATTATCCCTTTGAGGTAGCCTTACCGGATGGTTTGGCTATCCACGGGGTTATCTTAACCGATCAGATAAAAAGTCTGGATTGGAAAGCAAGAAAGCTCAATGTGGTTGATGAAGCACCTGCTGAAACCGTACAAGAATGTTTGGAGAAGATACATACATTCATTACTTAA